The genomic window TTGGAATGGCAGAGCATCCTTGGACCTGTCTTATAGATAGCTTTTGTCTTCACAACATGAAGTGACAAATGGTTTTGAAATACATATAACCTAATTTCGTGCCTGGCGTGGTAccattaaaaaaccaaattattACGGACTTTGTTCCTGGAGTGGTGCCATTTAAAATCCAAAAAATTAACATTGTTACGAGAAATAACGGAATTTAAACATTGAATAATGGAGCCATTGTGATTATCGGAGGAACGTGTGCAATGAAACGACAATCTAGAAACACCATTTTGATTTTGTACCTGGCGCTGTGGTCATAGAACCCTGCCATTAtcccaaatctcaaaaaaaaaaaaaaaataataattagtttAAGGAAGAGTATATTGATAACAGAGTTCTCCGGGCGCGACCTCGTGATGCTAATTCCCGACTTAGTGCGGATTAGGACCTAACTATATGAATCTGGTTCAACCGGCTGAGCTAGAAGGTGCCGCATCTCAtcgtagtgcttacggagatgtttcctTATTCCGCTTGCATGGCGGTAGACTGTGTCAAAAGGTTTTCACAGGTCAAGTGTCACGAGCACCGTTCCATGATGGAGTTTTGGCTGGTTCAGTCCGCAATATATCTGGATGTTAATGCTGTTTGACGCGGTTGTAGTGACATGCATTTTATGAAAGCCGTGCTGATAGCTGGGCAATAGAACATCTGTCTTTAAATGAATGACATCGGTAGATGCCACTTCGGGCGTTGGTATTGGAATTATTCTTGCCATTCTTTATTATTCTGAAATGCCAAAGGCTTAAATGACAAGTAGAAAACATGCGTTAAGTAGCTGATGCCCTTATGCGCAAGGTGTTCAGCATTGGCATAGCTATTCCGTCTCGGCCTATCGATTTGAAAGGCTTGGCTTTTTTACTGGCTTTTTAATCTACAAAAGTTACGGTGAGGTGGTATGTGCGCGTGTTTGCCCGTTGGTTTGCACGAAATCGAGCCTTGTTAATTgaagtacatattgtaacgaatttactgcaattccgcttattctaaatcttctgctaacgttcgtatcgctaaactgttgaataaataactccaatattcaataatgcaaaatggcctttattaaagtacttcgctataacactgatacttcacaaccaatagcttgcttaataaaaactgattgtcgcgcctctactgttgctggtTTTATACTGGGTGATTTCCTCGttgtatcttctaggcgcttccagaatttacttagttactggtatataattataactacagatgcacgtgtgtagctctcatatgcgcgtgtatttgtgagcgacacttccccaattataattgcatacttttgggagcatctcagataagatatctgcatgtgtttgtgcgttgcttctccgctgcgtgtacgtacatatgtgtagacataatggttgaattattgatgtgcatacaagtcgctacttagcatcggcttagagatgacattaccccttaatgttgctaatattcgtaataatATGTGTTGCAAATTGCCGGCAGAAAGCATTAACACATTTCATCGATTTGGAcagacaaaatttaaataaaatacttaCTAGTATGAATAACGCCACAAAATTGTAgtcaataaaatattcaaaaactgactagtatgaatgACCCCGAAAAATAGTACCATAATGTGCgcgtttatgttttttatttttgtagttacctcatgaaattttttacagtggttatgttaaaatttgaacatCAAAGTTCAACAAAATCATGTCTTTGTTTAAAGAGATATATTTCGTTTCCATTTATATGAAGGAAGTACCTAAAAAATTGCTATCTCATTTCTATTACTTTATGCATTTTATATGGTTGAACTATATGTAACTTTTCTTTGCAATTTGCTTCAAAGATGGGCTTCGAAAAGACCTCCGGGAAACCCCAAGTTTTTCGGATCCCCCGAAATTGCCCCCTGAAGGACTTAGATACGTTTAGTATGAACTCAATTATAAGTTGCTTGTCATTATATTAATGTCTTTATTTACTGATaagctaataataaaattttaatatgaatgttATCCAGATCACCCAGGTAGTTTTAATGAAGATATGCATTTTTTTGTGCATTCAGGTTCGGAATTAGGCGCTCGCCACCTACAGTGTGTACTGATATTTCTTGGCCTAACGACAGCAATGATGCAACGTGTAAATCTTTCCGTAGCAATCGTTGCAATGATGGACAAAAACTCAGCAAATCCAGATTTTGAGgttttataataaaacaaaatttcaactaCATATACTGTAACTATAGGTTCTTCTGCAGGAATACCAATGGTCCGAAAAGACGAAATCATATGTGTTAAGCAGCTTTTTTTGGGGTTACTTTATTACACAGATACCAGGTAGCCAGCTGGCACAAAGATTTGGAGGCAAAGTGATGATGCTGGGTTGTGTGTCGCTAAGTGGTTTCTTAGCGTTACTCACACCGCTCAGCGTACGCATTGGCGATTGGAAGCTATTTTGCGCACTACGCATTACTCAGGGGCTAATGCAGGGTAGCATTTTTTCAGCGATACATACACTGCTATCTAAATGGATACCACTTGAAGAGCGTGGCTCACTTGGAACCTTTTGTTATGCAGGTTTAAATTTCGGTAGCGTTGTGGTGCTGATGGTTAGTGGTTGGATTGCATCATCATCGTTCGGTTGGCCGGGAATATTCTATTTCTGTGGGTTAGCCAGCATAATTTGGTCTGTAGTATGGTTATTTCTAGGAGCTAGTACGCCAAGTGACTATAACTGGATATCAGATGAAGAAAAATCATATATTGAAATTGCTTTGTCGTCAGCTGTTAACTTCAAACATGACCAAGAGTCCATGAAAACACCATGGCTAAAAATTTTAACGTCTGCCCCTTTTTGGGTGTTGCTGTTTGCACAAAGTACTAGCGCCTGGGCTTATTGGCTGTTGGTTACACAAACACCTTCATACATGAAATACGTATTGGGACAGGATATCAAAAGCAATGCACTAATGTCTGCCACGCCTTACCTTGTCAGTTTGGTGTTAACTTTCTTATTTTGTGTTTTAGCAGACTTTCTTATTAGACGTGGATACACCAGCATCGATACTAGTCGTAAATTATTCAACACAATAGGTTTTTGGGTTCCTGTCGTACCGCTCATTCTACTCGGTTATATGAGTCCCGATCAAAGTCTGTTGGCTGTGATATTGCTGGTGATTGCTGTTAGTTCGAATACCGCTGGCAGTCTTGGTTTTCTTACGAATCATATAGATTTAGCACCAAATTTTGCTGGCATATTGATGGGTCTGTGTAATTGCTCAGCGAACATTATGGGCTTCCTTGCACCACTAACAGTGGGCTTTATTGTCACTGAAGCTGTGAGTACATACTTATGAATACTATGAGTGAGAAATTCATTCAATACTAATTGTGATAGAGTATAAACTGaggccgaatcgtaacatacgatcacggatcgaaaattattttcactcaagcgataaaaatTTGTCTAtccaattatttaaaaaaataataaattgctATGCCTCTAGTTAGTACGCGTTGTGCATAGTTCACATCCGACACACCATTTAGCAGCTATTATGAtttaaaaaacggcattcgatcacgTATCGTATAATACGATACGGCCCCTGGTTCAACAATCCTTATAAAAAGTTATATCGTTCATTGCAGACTAACGTACAACAGTGGCGCATTGTATTCTTTATTGCTGGTGGTTGTTTCTTCTTTGGAAATTTATTGTTTATACTATTTGGAAAGACAAATATTCAACCTTGGAACTATCCCAAAAGCCAAAAAGACCAGAGAGATCATATTAGTTTTAA from Eurosta solidaginis isolate ZX-2024a chromosome 3, ASM4086904v1, whole genome shotgun sequence includes these protein-coding regions:
- the LOC137245623 gene encoding putative inorganic phosphate cotransporter isoform X2, which encodes MICSELGARHLQCVLIFLGLTTAMMQRVNLSVAIVAMMDKNSANPDFEEYQWSEKTKSYVLSSFFWGYFITQIPGSQLAQRFGGKVMMLGCVSLSGFLALLTPLSVRIGDWKLFCALRITQGLMQGSIFSAIHTLLSKWIPLEERGSLGTFCYAGLNFGSVVVLMVSGWIASSSFGWPGIFYFCGLASIIWSVVWLFLGASTPSDYNWISDEEKSYIEIALSSAVNFKHDQESMKTPWLKILTSAPFWVLLFAQSTSAWAYWLLVTQTPSYMKYVLGQDIKSNALMSATPYLVSLVLTFLFCVLADFLIRRGYTSIDTSRKLFNTIGFWVPVVPLILLGYMSPDQSLLAVILLVIAVSSNTAGSLGFLTNHIDLAPNFAGILMGLCNCSANIMGFLAPLTVGFIVTEATNVQQWRIVFFIAGGCFFFGNLLFILFGKTNIQPWNYPKSQKDQRDHISFKAIINE
- the LOC137245623 gene encoding putative inorganic phosphate cotransporter isoform X1, with the protein product MIYHPGSFNEDMHFFVHSGSELGARHLQCVLIFLGLTTAMMQRVNLSVAIVAMMDKNSANPDFEEYQWSEKTKSYVLSSFFWGYFITQIPGSQLAQRFGGKVMMLGCVSLSGFLALLTPLSVRIGDWKLFCALRITQGLMQGSIFSAIHTLLSKWIPLEERGSLGTFCYAGLNFGSVVVLMVSGWIASSSFGWPGIFYFCGLASIIWSVVWLFLGASTPSDYNWISDEEKSYIEIALSSAVNFKHDQESMKTPWLKILTSAPFWVLLFAQSTSAWAYWLLVTQTPSYMKYVLGQDIKSNALMSATPYLVSLVLTFLFCVLADFLIRRGYTSIDTSRKLFNTIGFWVPVVPLILLGYMSPDQSLLAVILLVIAVSSNTAGSLGFLTNHIDLAPNFAGILMGLCNCSANIMGFLAPLTVGFIVTEATNVQQWRIVFFIAGGCFFFGNLLFILFGKTNIQPWNYPKSQKDQRDHISFKAIINE